From a region of the Bermanella marisrubri genome:
- a CDS encoding ExbD/TolR family protein: protein MSNLIEHEGLQPQQRNRSIGLTPLIDVVFILLMFFMLTSSFIQQDVASLPLPSTTKTNVKDSESAMLFMASSQCLHLSVNQATPMQTRYSIKDIAVQLDSMSITDNQPLLLFTGESTTLQTMLTALTELEQALIPTVFVKALKDGDIPPCEALPRM, encoded by the coding sequence ATGTCAAACTTGATCGAACACGAAGGTTTACAGCCACAACAACGTAACCGCAGTATCGGATTAACCCCGTTGATTGACGTTGTATTCATCCTACTCATGTTCTTTATGCTGACGTCCAGCTTCATTCAACAAGATGTCGCTTCTTTGCCGCTACCGTCCACCACAAAAACGAACGTCAAGGATTCAGAATCCGCCATGCTCTTCATGGCTTCTAGTCAATGTCTGCACCTATCGGTAAACCAAGCCACACCCATGCAAACTCGATATTCCATTAAAGACATAGCAGTACAGCTCGACTCTATGTCGATTACCGACAATCAGCCGTTGCTGCTATTCACTGGCGAAAGCACTACCCTACAAACCATGCTCACCGCACTAACGGAACTAGAACAAGCTCTAATTCCTACGGTTTTCGTAAAGGCGCTGAAAGACGGCGATATACCGCCTTGCGAAGCACTCCCGAGAATGTGA
- a CDS encoding MotA/TolQ/ExbB proton channel family protein translates to MNLATYWLDIIGGPVVLLLVLFSICASALVLIKLYQYWMLAPKDKVAADDLLRLFSEDNTQAVLELSENQKNGRIQLIAQAQDMIQNNGLNMDHLKTELFRRARLLLRPLQDYLRPLEIIATLAPLLGLFGTVLGMIEAFKAMEAAGSQVDPAVLSGGIWQALLTTAVGLAVAIPVTLIHGALEKRAENTAAQMENDIEFMLTHIAMKLSPSTENSLRSA, encoded by the coding sequence GTGAATTTGGCGACTTACTGGCTAGACATCATAGGTGGTCCAGTCGTATTACTACTCGTTTTATTTTCCATCTGTGCGTCAGCTTTGGTTTTAATTAAACTGTATCAATACTGGATGCTCGCACCCAAAGATAAAGTCGCTGCAGATGATCTTCTGCGTCTGTTTTCTGAGGACAATACCCAAGCAGTGTTAGAGCTATCGGAAAACCAGAAAAACGGCCGCATTCAATTAATTGCACAAGCTCAAGATATGATTCAAAACAACGGCTTGAATATGGATCACCTTAAAACTGAGTTGTTCCGTCGGGCTCGTTTACTTTTACGCCCACTACAAGACTATTTAAGGCCTCTGGAAATCATTGCGACCCTAGCTCCGCTACTGGGTCTTTTCGGTACTGTGCTCGGCATGATCGAAGCCTTCAAGGCGATGGAAGCCGCTGGAAGTCAAGTTGACCCGGCTGTGTTATCCGGCGGTATATGGCAGGCCCTATTAACCACTGCCGTTGGTCTAGCGGTGGCTATACCCGTCACACTTATTCATGGCGCACTAGAGAAGAGAGCCGAAAATACGGCTGCGCAAATGGAAAATGATATCGAGTTTATGCTGACTCATATCGCCATGAAGTTGAGCCCTTCTACTGAGAACTCGTTGCGTAGCGCTTAA
- a CDS encoding DoxX family protein → MSKQTMIQLLTSNAGLAATVLRIPVGLILAAHGAQKLFAWFGGYGLEGTGQWMASIGLEPGFLMALAAGSAEFFGGLALVLGLLTRPAALVSAFTMLVAIFAVHFENGLFMSNNGYEYALTLFVVSIALTIQGAGKFALDNQLVKAIAK, encoded by the coding sequence ATGAGCAAGCAAACAATGATTCAATTACTGACCTCAAACGCAGGCTTGGCAGCAACCGTATTGCGTATTCCTGTGGGTCTAATCTTGGCAGCCCATGGTGCGCAAAAGCTGTTCGCTTGGTTTGGTGGCTATGGACTAGAAGGCACAGGACAATGGATGGCGAGCATCGGTCTAGAACCGGGTTTCCTGATGGCTTTGGCAGCCGGTAGTGCAGAGTTTTTTGGCGGCCTTGCATTGGTATTGGGTTTGCTAACTCGACCAGCAGCATTGGTATCTGCTTTCACAATGCTTGTTGCGATATTTGCCGTACATTTTGAGAACGGTTTATTTATGTCCAATAATGGTTACGAATACGCACTGACACTATTTGTGGTATCTATAGCGCTTACAATTCAAGGTGCTGGTAAGTTCGCATTGGATAACCAACTTGTGAAAGCCATTGCAAAATAA
- a CDS encoding DODA-type extradiol aromatic ring-opening family dioxygenase, with protein MKQSDIVFLSHGGGPLPLLGDPDHEALAQYLTTLGQSLKRPDAIVVFSAHWESQDVRITAQSSPELLYDYSGFPAETYQIQYPSSGAPDLAKQVSAELSKAGIANQLEHERGFDHGVFVPLKLMFPQADVPVIQVSLLHSLDAAKHIAIGKALQPLLEQNLLFIGSGFSFHNMRAFFSSLSHQDEEKNLAFEDWLKDVCTDESLNESQRESILANWQDAPYARFCHPREEHLLPLHVCYGLAGRAADSHESVKVLGKQAGMFHWLSSR; from the coding sequence ATGAAACAGTCAGACATAGTATTTCTTTCTCATGGAGGCGGCCCATTGCCGCTTCTAGGAGATCCTGATCATGAAGCGTTGGCTCAATACCTCACAACCTTGGGTCAGTCATTAAAACGGCCTGACGCCATCGTGGTGTTTAGCGCCCACTGGGAATCGCAAGACGTGCGCATAACTGCGCAGTCATCGCCTGAACTACTCTACGATTATTCTGGATTTCCTGCTGAAACGTATCAGATTCAATACCCAAGCTCTGGCGCACCGGATTTAGCAAAGCAAGTGAGTGCTGAACTATCTAAGGCAGGCATTGCAAACCAGCTAGAGCATGAAAGGGGGTTCGATCACGGCGTATTTGTGCCTTTGAAGTTGATGTTTCCGCAAGCGGATGTTCCCGTGATTCAAGTATCACTACTTCATAGTTTGGATGCTGCGAAACATATTGCTATCGGAAAGGCGTTACAGCCCTTGCTTGAGCAAAACCTTCTATTCATTGGCTCAGGTTTTTCATTTCACAATATGCGCGCGTTTTTCTCTTCGTTGTCCCATCAAGATGAAGAAAAGAATCTCGCGTTTGAAGATTGGCTCAAAGATGTGTGTACAGATGAGTCACTGAATGAAAGCCAAAGAGAGTCAATATTAGCGAATTGGCAAGACGCACCTTATGCTCGATTTTGTCATCCAAGAGAAGAGCACTTGTTGCCCCTGCATGTTTGCTATGGTTTAGCGGGGCGAGCGGCGGATAGCCATGAATCGGTTAAAGTATTGGGCAAGCAAGCCGGTATGTTTCATTGGCTGAGCAGTCGATGA
- a CDS encoding cytochrome c peroxidase, producing MLFRNIKHGVRGTLISLFFLVMPAIGSADSFMGRASLEGYDSWDWSGFEARILIEDKPVSLPVPLIDDGSFELHNLAHIPSDRGIVEVFSERYILRGRLSDQPIIVSPMSTASLALDIEANSRLLDARGVKPSSEAKLTAIANAIHSVFYSQVASPKKLEASPILLSRYSDTWSLAQHLSRYPQHLIGYQVKYHDELAVSHHSMKGKHKLNINTPLNIEQSLMLRLDSQGRPLRWQYLEFNEAPWACVDYFEKRIRWPLGVRLWAVDPSLASHYNLIQAGTNIDELIRDNHCGNTNWRLPTVQEMMSLIDSDSGAWRFPLSLPVSGLGPYWVQGDQGEPQVLDLVTKEINESTEAAKLLPIAFTADAPPPTAVRDTTPVNLVQLRNAYSQPSGKWPKATLDEGVPFKELASLPPVAFPQNNPYSPEKVRLGKALFFDKNLSKQRNIACSSCHIPDQHWGDGRKLSPGTDGKNGRRNAMPILNVAYNTSQFWDGRVGSLEEQSIHPIVDQLEMALTLDELLDRLKADSQYPALFASAFGDSEISLDRFKQAVATFERSLISKPSDFDRFLSGDQQAMTDQQIWGLHLFRTKARCANCHSGPTLSDQSFRNTGLTYYGRRLEDVGRFTLDYRHESMGAFRVPPLRDIAFTAPYMHNGVFPTLATETKSGAVVGVLAMYNAGMTKGRNANYPQYATKYDPFFPVVDDLIQPLGLSNEELLALDAFLKSVSAASRLTPASIDVLQNPSIER from the coding sequence ATGTTGTTCAGAAATATTAAACATGGTGTGCGTGGCACTCTGATCTCGTTGTTTTTCCTCGTTATGCCGGCTATCGGTAGTGCAGATTCATTCATGGGCCGAGCTAGCCTTGAAGGTTATGATTCATGGGATTGGTCTGGTTTTGAAGCACGAATTTTAATTGAAGACAAGCCTGTATCGTTACCCGTCCCATTGATTGATGATGGGTCTTTTGAGTTGCATAATCTTGCCCATATTCCGTCTGATAGAGGCATAGTGGAGGTGTTTAGTGAGCGCTACATATTAAGAGGTCGTCTATCAGATCAGCCTATTATCGTCTCCCCAATGAGTACAGCAAGTTTGGCATTAGATATCGAAGCGAACAGTCGTTTGCTTGACGCTCGCGGTGTGAAACCATCCAGTGAGGCTAAATTAACAGCAATAGCAAATGCAATTCATAGCGTCTTTTATTCTCAAGTGGCATCCCCAAAAAAATTAGAAGCATCTCCGATATTGTTGTCGAGATATTCTGATACTTGGTCTCTAGCACAGCATTTATCTCGCTATCCTCAACACCTCATTGGCTATCAGGTGAAGTACCATGATGAATTAGCGGTTAGCCATCATTCTATGAAGGGTAAACACAAATTAAATATCAACACCCCATTGAATATAGAGCAATCCCTGATGCTGCGACTGGATTCTCAAGGGCGCCCATTAAGATGGCAATATTTGGAATTTAACGAGGCACCATGGGCCTGCGTAGATTATTTCGAAAAGCGAATTCGCTGGCCATTAGGTGTACGTTTATGGGCCGTTGATCCAAGCTTGGCATCTCACTATAACCTTATTCAAGCAGGGACAAACATTGACGAGTTAATCCGAGATAATCACTGTGGTAATACAAATTGGCGTTTGCCGACGGTACAGGAAATGATGTCTTTGATTGACTCTGACAGTGGAGCGTGGCGTTTTCCATTGAGTTTGCCTGTCAGTGGCTTAGGTCCGTATTGGGTGCAGGGTGATCAGGGGGAGCCTCAGGTACTGGACCTCGTTACGAAAGAAATAAACGAAAGCACTGAAGCAGCTAAGCTCTTACCGATCGCCTTTACCGCGGATGCGCCGCCGCCCACTGCGGTTCGAGACACCACGCCAGTGAATTTGGTACAACTGCGAAACGCGTATTCGCAGCCGTCTGGCAAATGGCCAAAAGCCACTTTAGATGAAGGGGTTCCATTTAAAGAATTGGCGTCACTACCGCCAGTGGCGTTTCCCCAAAACAATCCTTACAGCCCAGAAAAAGTTCGGTTGGGAAAAGCGCTTTTTTTCGATAAAAATCTATCTAAACAACGAAACATCGCCTGTTCCAGTTGCCATATACCAGATCAACATTGGGGTGATGGCCGAAAGCTGTCTCCAGGAACCGATGGTAAAAATGGCAGGCGCAATGCTATGCCGATTTTAAATGTAGCTTACAACACATCGCAGTTTTGGGATGGGCGGGTAGGATCTTTAGAGGAGCAATCTATTCATCCTATCGTTGACCAGTTAGAGATGGCCCTTACCTTGGACGAGCTGTTAGACAGATTAAAAGCGGATTCACAATACCCAGCTTTGTTCGCTTCGGCGTTTGGTGATTCTGAAATTTCATTGGATCGCTTTAAGCAGGCGGTCGCGACATTTGAGCGTAGCTTGATTAGCAAGCCTTCTGACTTTGATCGCTTTTTATCTGGCGATCAACAGGCTATGACAGATCAGCAAATATGGGGTTTGCATTTGTTTCGAACCAAAGCTCGTTGTGCAAACTGTCACAGTGGGCCTACGCTAAGCGATCAATCGTTTCGTAATACTGGTTTAACATATTATGGCCGTCGTCTTGAAGATGTAGGCCGATTTACTCTGGATTATCGTCATGAATCGATGGGGGCATTCCGTGTTCCCCCGTTACGTGATATTGCGTTCACTGCACCCTATATGCATAACGGCGTGTTTCCTACACTGGCGACGGAAACGAAGAGTGGTGCGGTTGTCGGTGTCTTAGCCATGTACAACGCGGGCATGACTAAGGGGCGTAATGCAAATTACCCTCAGTATGCCACCAAGTACGACCCTTTCTTTCCAGTGGTTGATGATTTGATACAACCTCTAGGCTTGAGTAACGAAGAGTTGCTAGCGTTAGACGCGTTTTTGAAATCCGTTTCGGCTGCGTCCAGATTAACTCCAGCGTCTATAGACGTACTTCAAAACCCGTCCATTGAGCGATAG
- a CDS encoding LysR family transcriptional regulator produces the protein MDTLDTIRAFIAVAAEGSFTKAADRLDTSPQLISKYMGQLESRLNIRLLNRTTRKVQLTEAGAAYLEQAQDLINRFDAMENEIGDLQTLPQGNLRISAPVSFANLHMGALLREFQSLYPDISIDLQLNDRKVDIVEEGYDVALRIGQLQDSSLIAKYIAPIQLRICASKDYLQKNGIPKTEADLKQHTYLSYSYAEQNQSIFKNAKTVITCNNGDILVDHAIAGSGIAMQPTFICGEALKRGDLVSILENYTPKALGLYAMYAHRKFIPLKVRCFLDFIGGYFGEAPYWD, from the coding sequence ATGGACACTCTAGATACTATTCGCGCCTTTATTGCGGTAGCTGCGGAAGGCAGCTTTACCAAAGCCGCAGATCGACTGGATACTTCACCGCAGCTGATCAGTAAGTATATGGGGCAGCTAGAAAGTCGCTTGAATATTCGCTTGCTCAATCGCACGACTCGAAAAGTACAGCTAACAGAGGCCGGAGCCGCGTACTTAGAGCAAGCACAAGATCTTATCAATCGCTTTGATGCTATGGAGAATGAAATTGGTGATCTGCAAACTCTACCGCAAGGGAATCTGCGTATCAGTGCCCCCGTTTCGTTTGCCAACCTGCACATGGGTGCCTTGTTAAGAGAGTTTCAAAGCCTCTACCCAGATATCAGTATCGATTTGCAGCTAAACGATCGTAAAGTGGACATTGTCGAGGAAGGATATGATGTGGCACTACGCATTGGCCAACTGCAAGATTCATCGTTGATTGCCAAATACATTGCGCCGATACAGCTACGTATCTGTGCATCCAAAGATTATTTACAGAAAAATGGTATCCCCAAAACCGAAGCGGATCTCAAGCAGCATACATACCTAAGTTACAGCTACGCAGAACAAAACCAGTCCATCTTTAAAAACGCAAAAACTGTGATCACCTGCAACAACGGGGACATTCTAGTGGATCATGCGATTGCAGGCAGTGGCATTGCCATGCAACCCACATTCATTTGCGGAGAGGCATTAAAGCGCGGCGATTTAGTGAGTATTTTGGAAAATTACACACCCAAGGCTTTGGGTCTCTATGCGATGTATGCGCACCGTAAGTTTATTCCACTTAAAGTGCGCTGTTTCTTAGATTTTATAGGCGGTTACTTTGGTGAAGCACCGTATTGGGATTAA
- a CDS encoding energy transducer TonB: MSPVPTIPIQSPRTLPRGFQYAALTTALLVHAIVATWLYAPLEKNEMGNSEHYGVGGINIGSGSVANDQMITQRLRAKETKTKTPKPDTKTPPVKLDDSVQSSSTNKIVIPKKNQEDRKPLNEEVTKHSNAKQPLISTGLASDTENGGQVGALDHYMKELLNWLHQHKRYPKKAKRKKIEGVVHLAFTMNRKGEVLEHRVEQSSGSSILDNAALRVLVQASPLPPVPQDFNTGKTNLSLVLPVEYKIQ; the protein is encoded by the coding sequence ATGTCCCCGGTTCCCACTATCCCTATTCAGTCGCCACGCACTTTACCTAGAGGATTCCAATACGCGGCACTGACAACGGCTTTGCTCGTGCATGCCATTGTGGCCACTTGGCTCTACGCGCCCTTAGAAAAAAATGAGATGGGTAATAGCGAACACTATGGAGTGGGTGGAATAAACATTGGCAGCGGCAGCGTCGCCAATGACCAGATGATTACGCAGCGCCTAAGAGCAAAAGAAACAAAAACCAAAACGCCTAAACCAGATACGAAAACGCCACCTGTAAAACTGGACGATTCAGTTCAATCATCCTCAACGAACAAGATCGTTATCCCCAAAAAAAATCAGGAAGATAGAAAACCACTAAATGAAGAGGTCACGAAACACTCTAACGCTAAGCAGCCGCTCATTTCGACCGGCTTAGCCTCAGATACTGAAAATGGTGGTCAAGTCGGCGCTCTTGATCATTACATGAAAGAATTACTCAACTGGCTTCACCAACACAAGCGCTACCCCAAGAAAGCAAAACGTAAAAAAATTGAAGGCGTCGTGCACCTCGCCTTTACCATGAACCGGAAAGGGGAAGTTCTCGAACATCGAGTAGAACAATCATCTGGATCAAGCATTTTGGATAACGCAGCCTTAAGGGTTTTGGTTCAGGCTTCACCACTGCCACCTGTTCCGCAAGACTTTAATACGGGTAAGACCAATCTATCATTAGTCCTCCCCGTAGAATACAAAATCCAATAG
- a CDS encoding sialidase family protein encodes MKVPVKALSKRYALLPIIVLGVWLSLNKQQYSEPSFYFPEQVSAEADQPKLIETTATDGGTASVHSATAIELDNGNLLAMWYGGTREGHTDVSLYKAVFDQSKQAWIGHEKVLDRYDISQQLNRYIKKVGNPVLVKHPAGPVVLFYVTVSLGGWATSQVNMAVSYDDGQSWHSSKRLVTSPFINISTLVKNDAVIYQDGTIGITGYHELFGEFSEMIRVNLQGEVINKYRITDGDYTIQPTVIVQDPDHAVALIRDSSRHTEKVHYSKTSDGGKTWSDYEKLAVDNPNSAVYGFKDNKDRLWMLFNEATRQVEFPRNTMALAVSTDNGKTWTTKHYFENPGKDLNLNATYGYPWVTVTTSGDYHVFYTRDRESIVHHQFNQAWLEALL; translated from the coding sequence GTGAAAGTACCCGTTAAAGCACTCAGTAAAAGATATGCATTACTGCCTATTATTGTTTTAGGTGTGTGGTTATCCCTAAACAAGCAACAATATTCAGAGCCTAGTTTTTATTTTCCTGAACAGGTTTCAGCAGAAGCAGACCAGCCAAAACTAATAGAAACGACTGCAACAGATGGTGGAACGGCCTCTGTACACAGTGCCACAGCCATTGAGTTAGATAATGGTAACTTACTCGCTATGTGGTATGGCGGTACCCGTGAAGGGCATACCGATGTGTCGCTATATAAAGCGGTCTTTGATCAATCAAAACAAGCTTGGATTGGGCATGAGAAAGTGCTTGATCGCTATGACATCTCACAACAGCTTAACCGCTACATTAAAAAAGTTGGCAACCCAGTTTTAGTCAAACATCCCGCAGGTCCAGTTGTACTATTTTATGTCACTGTCTCACTAGGCGGGTGGGCTACAAGCCAAGTGAATATGGCAGTATCTTATGATGATGGACAAAGTTGGCATTCATCAAAGCGCCTCGTAACTTCGCCATTCATTAATATCAGTACACTCGTAAAAAACGATGCGGTTATTTATCAGGATGGCACTATCGGTATCACTGGTTATCACGAATTGTTTGGCGAATTTAGCGAAATGATTCGCGTGAATCTTCAAGGCGAAGTGATCAATAAATATCGCATTACCGATGGCGATTACACTATTCAACCTACTGTTATCGTGCAGGATCCTGATCACGCGGTTGCGCTAATTCGTGATAGCAGTCGCCATACCGAAAAAGTACATTACTCCAAAACATCCGATGGCGGCAAAACCTGGTCTGACTATGAAAAACTTGCCGTCGATAATCCAAACTCTGCGGTTTATGGTTTTAAAGACAACAAAGATCGTCTTTGGATGCTATTCAATGAAGCCACTCGTCAGGTAGAGTTTCCGCGTAATACCATGGCGCTTGCGGTATCCACTGATAATGGCAAAACCTGGACGACCAAACATTATTTTGAAAACCCAGGTAAAGATTTAAATCTCAATGCAACCTATGGCTACCCGTGGGTAACGGTAACCACATCAGGTGATTATCATGTGTTTTATACCCGAGATCGGGAAAGCATTGTGCATCACCAGTTTAATCAGGCGTGGTTGGAGGCTTTATTATGA
- a CDS encoding TonB-dependent receptor, translated as MKKHVPFYKGMNSRALALLFSLAPIYNNAASDEAIITPALQIIESNSQSTKVNTTNSEGLYSLDQENIQRFQESNGSLTEVLDTVPNVQFSDDHDSTESKISIKPASVSISGGRFYDNNFSINGMSNNSLLDPAGANTSDNAINDLSGHEQAIFLDIDQLESISIYDSNVPVEYGHFTGGVIDAQIRPPSYETKTGVSYYTTYSDWSDFHIIVNNDNDDDPTYETPQAPKYSKQRFKISHEQPINDDHSLRLSLNQTQSVTSELTYNQTKSISSNNTGLSLTHGYETDELFITNFFTYSPYQKSTFQKNVKGSDFQIEGGGFTANSKIEFYRGRQTHNVSLATSYSTNSRNAPAHFYNWKNSNSRQWGLDAGLSSSKEGGFGDLDKSQAELSGNWKVSIPIQHPNIKQWLYGGTLTQSMARFSRPQDTYIYSGATINTQVQCLGYTSDCVTNEQYFRERKIYPEDSAEVSLSQASIYSELEVNVSKLKTSLGVRLDYDNFLNNINIAWRTRGTYDWFDNNSLIIVGGINRYFSGPLLTYKLREAAKPFYQEYRGTTQNIVNDWEYDSETGDYRYDTTNVRTPYSDEITLSTKFKILEGATEIKAISRVNNDEFARTVTDKQDDGYRYYRLNNQGFSRYQSLSISWDRSNTYFSYGFNIFWSKTKSSNDSYDENVDAATNDEFVWYKNERRTLSEISQLRENFARPLIGSVYSFIPLGKQLSLSIKGRYKSRYTTVVKGSGETYTGIVDKNGTSYAEYLDNYEEKKQRATMLFDSTVRWLPSSQSDIALVSEIKNLTNTRTYSITDSEDGIEIGRSFWFGIDAKW; from the coding sequence GTGAAGAAACACGTCCCATTTTACAAGGGGATGAACAGCAGAGCCCTTGCTCTGCTGTTTTCGTTAGCCCCAATTTACAATAACGCGGCTTCTGATGAAGCCATCATTACACCTGCCTTACAAATTATTGAAAGCAATAGTCAATCTACTAAGGTTAACACTACGAACTCAGAAGGACTCTATAGTTTAGACCAGGAGAACATTCAACGCTTTCAAGAAAGTAATGGCAGTCTGACAGAGGTGTTGGATACTGTCCCTAACGTACAGTTTAGTGACGATCATGATTCCACTGAGTCCAAGATCTCAATTAAGCCAGCTTCAGTATCCATTTCTGGAGGCCGATTCTACGACAACAATTTTTCAATCAACGGTATGTCCAATAATAGTCTTCTGGACCCTGCCGGAGCCAATACCAGTGACAACGCAATAAATGACTTATCTGGACATGAACAGGCTATCTTTCTAGATATTGATCAACTAGAGTCGATATCGATTTATGACAGTAACGTACCGGTTGAATATGGTCATTTCACTGGTGGAGTCATTGATGCTCAAATCCGCCCACCTAGTTACGAAACGAAAACGGGAGTTTCTTACTATACGACTTATTCTGATTGGAGCGACTTTCATATCATCGTCAACAATGACAATGACGACGATCCTACTTATGAAACTCCCCAAGCGCCTAAATATTCAAAACAAAGATTCAAAATTTCTCACGAACAGCCGATTAATGATGACCATTCCCTACGCCTGAGTTTAAACCAGACTCAATCTGTCACATCTGAGCTTACGTATAATCAAACTAAGTCAATCAGTTCTAATAACACAGGCTTATCTCTAACTCATGGATACGAAACTGATGAATTGTTCATAACAAATTTTTTCACCTACTCCCCCTACCAAAAATCTACGTTCCAAAAAAATGTAAAGGGAAGCGATTTCCAGATTGAAGGTGGAGGCTTCACTGCCAATAGCAAAATAGAGTTTTATCGAGGTAGACAGACTCATAATGTCTCACTTGCCACAAGTTATAGTACAAACTCCCGCAATGCACCTGCACATTTTTATAACTGGAAAAATAGCAATAGTCGGCAATGGGGTTTAGATGCAGGCTTAAGCAGCAGTAAAGAAGGAGGGTTTGGGGACCTAGATAAAAGTCAGGCTGAACTTTCTGGCAATTGGAAAGTAAGTATTCCAATTCAACACCCTAATATCAAGCAATGGCTTTATGGTGGGACACTCACCCAGAGCATGGCTCGTTTTAGTCGCCCTCAAGATACCTACATTTATAGTGGTGCCACCATAAACACCCAAGTGCAGTGCCTCGGCTATACGAGTGACTGTGTTACCAATGAGCAGTATTTTAGAGAGAGAAAAATATATCCAGAGGATTCGGCCGAAGTCAGCCTTTCCCAAGCATCTATTTACAGTGAACTAGAGGTCAACGTAAGTAAGCTTAAAACAAGTCTAGGGGTTAGGTTGGATTATGATAATTTTTTAAACAACATAAATATCGCTTGGCGCACCAGAGGGACGTATGACTGGTTTGACAATAATTCATTAATTATTGTTGGCGGTATAAATCGCTATTTCAGCGGTCCTCTGCTCACTTATAAACTACGGGAAGCGGCTAAACCGTTTTATCAAGAATATCGAGGAACAACTCAAAATATTGTCAATGATTGGGAATACGACAGTGAAACCGGTGATTATCGTTACGATACAACTAATGTACGCACGCCCTATAGCGACGAGATAACACTAAGTACAAAATTTAAAATACTTGAGGGTGCGACTGAAATCAAAGCTATTTCACGTGTAAATAATGACGAATTTGCACGTACTGTCACCGATAAACAAGATGATGGGTACAGATACTATCGCTTGAACAACCAGGGCTTTAGTCGCTATCAAAGCCTATCCATTAGCTGGGATCGCAGCAATACTTATTTTAGTTATGGTTTTAATATTTTTTGGTCCAAAACCAAGAGTAGTAATGATAGCTATGACGAGAATGTAGACGCTGCTACAAACGACGAGTTTGTTTGGTATAAAAATGAGCGGCGCACATTAAGTGAAATTAGTCAGCTTAGAGAAAACTTCGCTCGCCCTTTAATCGGCTCTGTTTATTCTTTTATTCCCTTGGGCAAACAACTATCGTTAAGTATAAAAGGACGCTATAAAAGTCGGTATACCACTGTAGTTAAAGGCAGTGGAGAAACTTACACAGGGATTGTAGATAAAAATGGAACTAGCTATGCGGAATACCTCGATAACTATGAAGAGAAAAAGCAGCGAGCGACTATGCTGTTTGACAGCACTGTTCGGTGGCTGCCATCTAGCCAGAGTGACATAGCCTTGGTAAGTGAAATCAAAAACCTAACAAACACTCGTACGTATTCGATAACTGACAGTGAGGATGGCATCGAGATCGGTCGCTCCTTTTGGTTTGGTATAGACGCCAAGTGGTGA
- a CDS encoding ExbD/TolR family protein: protein MQSLIPTPLRNQRDDNLIPLINIVFLLLIFFMIAGHVRSPLVTTPSLPTSETLSKQPPASPDLQLEVSLQGQWYLNGETINETQLRKKLSKATATKAINLYADKDLQSLHLNSLLTLLRQSGFHHVNIVTEKVIH, encoded by the coding sequence ATGCAATCCCTGATACCCACTCCTTTACGCAACCAACGGGACGATAACTTGATCCCATTGATCAATATTGTATTTTTGCTACTCATATTTTTTATGATTGCCGGCCATGTGCGTTCACCCCTGGTGACGACGCCATCATTACCCACCAGTGAGACTCTTAGCAAGCAACCACCAGCATCACCTGACCTTCAATTGGAGGTATCGCTTCAGGGTCAATGGTATCTAAATGGCGAAACCATAAATGAAACTCAATTAAGAAAGAAACTGAGCAAAGCAACCGCAACGAAGGCTATCAACCTCTATGCGGATAAAGATTTACAAAGCCTCCACTTAAATTCGCTGCTCACATTACTGCGCCAAAGCGGGTTTCATCACGTGAATATCGTGACAGAAAAGGTCATTCATTGA